Part of the Aquicella lusitana genome is shown below.
CCATACGCATGCACCCAGATCAGGAAACACTCAAGGCCATGATGCTGGAAGCGGGCTTTGAAGACGTAGATTATCTCAATTTAAGTGGCGGCATTGTCGCCCTGCACAAAGGATTCAAGTACTAACATGCATCCCTTTTTTCTTTCCACATTTGCTCGTGCAATGAATGCCTGCCTCCGCATGGATCCGGAATCCAAGCTGCGTTTATCCCGACTACAGGGCAGGGTCATTACAATTGAATTGCTTCCATTTCACTATATTTTTCAGTGTCAATTTACGGAAGCAGGCGTCACATTGCACGCCAATGAGCCCTTTCCCGCTGAAGCCGCGCTTCGCGGTACGCCCCTCAATCTGCTTGGTGTGATGCTAGCCAAAGATCATCGGCATCGTTTTTTTGCTGAAGACCTAGTCATAACAGGCAACGCAGAATTGGGACAACAGGTGATCGAATTATTTGACGAATTGCAAATTGATTGGGAAGAGCAGCTTTCCCATTTAACAGGTGATGTTCCCGCCTATCATGTTGGTCGCTTCATACGCGGCATCAGTGAATGGCTGCGCCGTACGGAAAAAACAGTTGCGCAGGATGTCAATGAATTTGTACACGAAGAAACTGACTGGTTCCCTGCGCGCGAAGCCCTGCAGGATTTTTTCAACGACATTGATGGTTTGCGTATGGATGTAGACCGCATGGAAGCCCGCATTATCCAGTTGCAGGGCTTGATATCGCCGACCGCAGACTATGCAAATAAAAAAAATAGTGAAGATGAGGGATCTCAGTGAAATTTATTACACGTTTGTTTCGCCTGGCTCGCATCAACTTTATTCTGGCGCGTTATAACATTGATGAAATTGTACTGGGTTCACACTGGTTTTATCCCATGCGTTTTATCATGTATTTCAATCCCTTTTATTGGACAACGGGAAGAAAATTGCCACGCGGTGTGCGTATTCGCCGTGCACTCGAAGATTTGGGCCCTATCTTTGTCAAGATTGGGCAGATTATCTCGACGCGCCGTGATTTGTTACCCGACGATATTGCTATTGAGCTTGCCAAATTGCAAGACCGTGTTCCGCCTTTTTCAGGCGTCATCGCTAAAGCTACCATTGAGGAAGCATTAAATTGCCGCATTGAAGACGCTTTTTCTGAATTTGACATGAATGCGCTCGCTTCTGCTTCTATCGCGCAAGTACATGCAGCCCGCTTACTCAATGGCGAAGCCGTGGTGGTAAAAGTGTTGCGCCCGCAAATCAGAAAAATTATTGAGAACGACATTGATTTGCTCACTACTTTTGCGACCATGGCTGAGCGTTACCTCTCTCATGCACGTCCATTTAAACCTAGACAGATCGTCTCGGAAGTCGCGCAAACCCTGTATGATGAACTCGATCTCATGCGCGAAGGCGCCAATGCTTCGCAGTTGCGTCGCAATTTCGCTGCTTCTCCACTTTTATATGTACCCAAGATCC
Proteins encoded:
- a CDS encoding SCP2 domain-containing protein, which gives rise to MHPFFLSTFARAMNACLRMDPESKLRLSRLQGRVITIELLPFHYIFQCQFTEAGVTLHANEPFPAEAALRGTPLNLLGVMLAKDHRHRFFAEDLVITGNAELGQQVIELFDELQIDWEEQLSHLTGDVPAYHVGRFIRGISEWLRRTEKTVAQDVNEFVHEETDWFPAREALQDFFNDIDGLRMDVDRMEARIIQLQGLISPTADYANKKNSEDEGSQ